A stretch of DNA from Rhizobium sp. EC-SD404:
TACGCGCGGGGCAGTAGCACGAGAAAGAACGGCCACGCGGTGATGCCGCGCGGCCTGTTTCCTAATCCTTGAGGTTCTTTTCGACCTTTGTTCGGCTGTTGCCGACCTCTTTCACGGCGTCCTTGACCTCCGCCTTCGATTTCCCGGTCTTGTCGGCCTCGTAGCGAACTTCGTGGTCCTGCTTTCCAGCGACGCGTGAACGATCCTGCGGTGTGTTTCCCAAGATATTCTCCATTGATGTTGGCCCGCGACTAACGCCGGGACCAGCGTGATGTTCATATGGATGTCGTGAAATTCCAGATGAGATTCCGGCCTCATTGACGAGGCTGCCGGGTTTGCTTGGGGGGAGGGGACGCCAGGCTGTTAAGGCCCAAAGGCATGCAAAAATGGTGCCGCTTAGGTGACTCGAACACCTGACCCCATCATTACGAATGATGTGGCGGCACCTTTCACCATCTCACACTGTGAATCATGGTGCACAACCGAAAGCCCCTGATTTCTGGACTTGCGGCGGGTTCGTGGGGTCGTGCTATTAACACGACATAACATGCCCATACAGGGCTCCACGTTACCCAGCTGTTACCCAGGATGAAGAATGGCCAAGGCGCTGACGGTCAAGGCAATAGAAGCCATGAAGCCCGGAACCACCCGAAAGGAAGTCGCGGACGGCGGATTACCCGGGCTTTATCTGATCGTGCAGCCTAGTGGCTCGATGGTCTGGGCGGTGCGCTACAGGTTCGCCAATCGCCCGCGCAAATTTACAATCGGTGCTTATCCCGCGTTCACGCTTGCGATGGCTCGTGAAGCTGGCGCTACGGCTCTACGGGCGGTGACTGAGGGTCGCGATCCCGGCGAAGAACGTGCGGCCCGCGAAGCGGCTAGGCCAGCCAGTCTGGATCTCGTGCCGGCCGTGCTGGACGATTTCGTAAAGCGCCACGTCAAGCGCCACAATCGCCCCAGCACGATCAAGAACACTGAGGGATTCATTGACCGGACGATTAAGCCGGAATGGGCGAATCGCGATATAAAGACGATCACCAAACGTGACGTGATCGACCTGCTCGACAAGATCGCAGACGAGGGAAAGCCGGAATCCGCCGCACGGGTCCGGGCGGTCCTGAGCAAGTTTTTCAACTGGTGCGTAGATCGGGACATTATTCCGGCTTCGCCTGTGCCTCGGTCGACCTTCAAGCAAGGTAAGAGCCGGGAGCGGGTGCTTGCCGACAATGAAATTGCAGTGCTGTGGCGGGCGTGTGACGAGGTGGGCTATCCCTTCGGGCGCATGGTTCAAATGCTGCTGCTACTCGGCCAGCGACGGAATGAGGTTGCACATGCGCCGTGGTCTGAATTCGCCCTCGGCGGGAACGATCAACAATGGCTGATCCCTGCGGCTCGGACGAAGAACGGACAGGAGCATTCATTGCCGCTTCCTGCGCGGGCTGTTGGCCTGCTGGACGGCATGCCGCGCATTTCGGGATATGTGTTCTCCACCAACGGGGAAATGCCTGTCAGTGGCTTCTCTAGAGCTAAGCAGATCATAGACCGCAAAGTGGCTGCGATACTGAAGGGCGACGGCGCCGATAATCTGGAGCCTTGGACACTGCACGATCTGCGCCGGACGGCTGCAAGCGGCATGGCGAGGCTAGGTGTGGCTGTGCATGTTGTGGAAGCTGTGTTGAACCATCGTAGCGGATCGGTGCGTGGGGTCGCCGCGATCTACAATCGGTACGACTACGCAGAAGAAAAGCGGGCCGCTCTGGAGGCGTGGGCCGCTCATATTCACAGGC
This window harbors:
- a CDS encoding DUF3606 domain-containing protein; translated protein: MGNTPQDRSRVAGKQDHEVRYEADKTGKSKAEVKDAVKEVGNSRTKVEKNLKD
- a CDS encoding site-specific integrase encodes the protein MAKALTVKAIEAMKPGTTRKEVADGGLPGLYLIVQPSGSMVWAVRYRFANRPRKFTIGAYPAFTLAMAREAGATALRAVTEGRDPGEERAAREAARPASLDLVPAVLDDFVKRHVKRHNRPSTIKNTEGFIDRTIKPEWANRDIKTITKRDVIDLLDKIADEGKPESAARVRAVLSKFFNWCVDRDIIPASPVPRSTFKQGKSRERVLADNEIAVLWRACDEVGYPFGRMVQMLLLLGQRRNEVAHAPWSEFALGGNDQQWLIPAARTKNGQEHSLPLPARAVGLLDGMPRISGYVFSTNGEMPVSGFSRAKQIIDRKVAAILKGDGADNLEPWTLHDLRRTAASGMARLGVAVHVVEAVLNHRSGSVRGVAAIYNRYDYAEEKRAALEAWAAHIHRLTV